Proteins encoded within one genomic window of Solanum stenotomum isolate F172 unplaced genomic scaffold, ASM1918654v1 scaffold23477, whole genome shotgun sequence:
- the LOC125851214 gene encoding F-box/LRR-repeat protein 25-like, whose product MAKRDDRISELPVHIIHHILCLTNLDVKEVAISCMLSKRWHYYWTSRPNLIFGQFQVNKYIPLENYVKLVDQSLRSHIEKNLHLEQFILTYCDPEVDSHLDTWIELAVKLNVTELGIHPSILRPNSLPHVIYDAKKLKTLSLSKCKFEFHSSTTHIRFCCLKALSLNHVHISYAQLQRVIERCPSIRTLSLYYCEGISKCHIFGLVRLEYLTASYCKLHSVLVEAPYLRCFIYNEYAEQDNILPCQIAILGGYNTLHTLELTGASITDQQFRDIFCKFPNISELEPARCYKLNNIEFQS is encoded by the coding sequence ATGGCAAAAAGAGATGATAGAATATCAGAATTGCCTGTGCATATCATTCATCACATCTTATGTCTCACTAACCTCGACGTCAAAGAGGTGGCGATAAGTTGTATGCTGTCCAAGAGATGGCACTATTACTGGACTTCAAGGCCTAATTTGATATTCGGTCAATTTCAAGTTAACAAATATATTCCCCTTGAAAACTATGTCAAGTTGGTTGATCAATCCCTACGATCCCATATCGAAAAAAACTTACATCTTGAACAATTCATCCTTACATATTGTGATCCAGAAGTGGATTCTCACCTGGATACTTGGATTGAATTGGCGGTTAAACTCAACGTCACAGAGCTGGGGATTCACCCTTCCATTTTAAGACCAAATAGCTTACCTCATGTTATTTATGATGCTAAAAAGCTGAAAACATTGTCGTTAAGCAAGTGCAAGTTTGAATTTCATAGTAGCACCACTCACATAAGATTTTGTTGTCTTAAGGCTCTTTCTTTGAATCATGTACATATTTCATATGCCCAATTGCAAAGAGTTATCGAAAGATGCCCATCTATCAGGACTCTAAGTTTATATTATTGTGAGGGTATAAGCAAATGTCACATTTTTGGCCTAGTACGTCTCGAGTATTTGACTGCAAGTTATTGCAAACTCCATAGTGTGCTAGTCGAAGCTCCATATCTTCGATGCTTTATATATAATGAATATGCTGAACAGGACAATATTCTTCCTTGCCAAATTGCTATTTTGGGTGGTTACAATACTTTACATACACTCGAGCTCACTGGTGCCAGCATCACCGACCAACAGTTTCGAGATATATTCTGTAAGTTCCCAAACATTTCTGAATTGGAGCCAGCAAGATGCTATAAGCTGAATAATATAGAGTTTCAGAGTTAA